One genomic region from Thunnus maccoyii chromosome 16, fThuMac1.1, whole genome shotgun sequence encodes:
- the bahd1 gene encoding uncharacterized protein bahd1 has product MVKAQRNQPVKGRTPRREKGSKEKRGGVKKGKEGKNELRGKKQKDKKESHRRKKKTLAVGDGDALDCCVLLTRLEEKRVVGKVKDVPKTGKQKSIKVKKKLHSSSTQRKTKCGKSGLKKTSTANQKALEPKINQSGALLMLPTPVFEPRRRRMASLNAEAVNSLLLYRDDSLTSHLMKKRQPSNEDSTKDSLAKTEHRDHKTKKVPPGVKADFKERPKKQKRSATEAQSIDWLSLFAPTPRRQAGLTAATLLKLTSAQYGTKRQKKPESKKTSESEATAMTQDEISGKPVCGGTTQTKRTTHPKHDEQLKHRKQGTEDPVHSQLGSTVQGCCSLCRTEALDPEWKGASGGQECLKHALHHGSTLGFSLKTIKEEQVETEVSSCYCCSQERCVEYCHRLALFLEDKTFKEPEDGSVSEVFHHHHHHHHHHHHHLQSPHSVSHPAAITISPHSYTCFPSYCVHFSRPDTSSSSIPPLTLCPRSGKRPKLLPSSGPQPSGISHPVYCCTSVEACYGEPCRINGYSAYTSVIPAIARGGCSFSPADCTKCNHGIKRDDYSSTLNDHHSPSSIPICPSPRILTGCPIPTVPPAGQSVPHVQTPLSDPSQPQPPLQVAKECPQSAKQPSGSRSGARSTGSISSAVCPLNREKKQKLSSASIGGRTVAKQLKNGRQKTTNGWRPVGLPFQKEVFSVGEEALVLRKCFEGVQRDGELIRVRDTVLLKSGPRKKTLPYVAKISALWEEPESGELMMSLFWYYRPEHTQGGRNPSVHCENEIFASRHQDVNSVACIEDKCYVLTLAQYCRFCALVKRRREGVRDSAASLVVPPVVGNTMPTHHCVPDDVDPELVFFCRHVYDFRYGRLLKNLQ; this is encoded by the exons AGGGAGAAGGGAAGCAAGGAAAAAAGAGGCGGTGTGAaaaaagggaaggagggaaagaatGAGCTGAGAGGAAAGAAACAGAAGGATAAGAAGGAATCACACAGACGTAAGAAGAAGACATTGGCAGTTGGCGATGGAGATGCACTGGACTGCTGTGTCCTGCTCACCCGTCTGGAGGAGAAAAGGGTTGTGGGTAAAGTAAAGGATGTACCAAAAACTGGGAAACAAAAGAGCATTAAAGTCAAAAAGAAGCTGCACTCCAGCTCCACTCAAAGAAAGACCAAATGTGGTAAATCTGGACTCAAGAAGACTtccacagccaatcagaaagcaCTGGAACCAAAAATCAACCAATCTGGCGCCTTACTCATGTTGCCCACGCCCGTCTTTGAGCCTCGCAGGCGGAGAATGGCCTCTCTTAATGCTGAGGCTGTCAATAGCTTGCTGCTCTACAGAGACGATTCTCTCACATCACATCTCATGAAGAAACGGCAGCCTTCCAATGAAGATTCCACTAAAGATAGTCTCGCTAAAACTGAACATAGAGAtcataaaaccaaaaaggtTCCTCCAGGAGTGAAAGCAGACTTCAAAGAAAGACCTAAAAAACAGAAGCGGTCAGCAACGGAGGCTCAGAGCATCGACTGGTTGAGTTTGTTTGCGCCGACGCCTCGGCGTCAGGCAGGCCTCACTGCTGCAACGCTGCTCAAACTCACCAGTGCCCAGTACGGGACCAAGCGGCAAAAAAAGCCAGAGTCCAAGAAAACGAGTGAAAGTGAAGCTACAGCTATGACTCAGGATGAGATTAGCGGTAAGCCTGTGTGTGGAGGAACAACACAGACCAAAAGAACAACACATCCAAAACATGACGAGCAACTTAAGCACAGAAAACAGGGTACAGAGGATCCGGTCCATTCCCAGCTGGGCTCTACTGTCCAGGGATGCTGTAGTTTATGTAGGACAGAGGCTTTGGATCCAGAGTGGAAGGGTGCCTCAGGGGGGCAGGAGTGTCTCAAACATGCGCTGCACCATGGCTCCACGCTGGGATTCTCcttaaaaacaatcaaagagGAGCAGGTAGAGACCGAGGTGTCTTCctgctactgctgctcccaGGAGAGGTGTGTTGAGTACTGTCACAGACTGGCCCTCTTCCTGGAGGACAAGACCTTCAAGGAACCCGAGGACGGTTCTGTTTCAGAGGTgttccaccaccaccaccaccaccatcatcatcatcaccaccatctcCAGTCCCCTCACTCCGTATCCCACCCAGCAGCCATAACCATCAGCCCACACTCATACACCTGTTTCCCTAGCTACTGCGTTCACTTCAGCCGCCCGGACACCTCATCCTCCTCCATACCACCCCTCACTTTATGCCCAAGGAGCGGCAAGAGACCCAAGCTGCTCCCCAGCTCTGGTCCACAGCCCTCAGGGATTTCCCATCCAGTATACTGCTGCACCTCAGTGGAGGCGTGCTACGGAGAGCCCTGCAGGATCAATGGCTACTCCGCCTATACCAGTGTGATTCCAGCCATCGCTAGAGGAGGCTGCTCCTTCAGCCCTGCAGACTGCACCAAATGTAACCATGGCATCAAAAGAG ATGATTATTCATCAACCCTCAATGACCATCACAGCCCCTCCTCCATCCCCATCTGTCCCAGCCCAAGAATACTCACTGGATGCCCCATTCCCACTGTGCCTCCAGCCGGCCAATCAGTGCCCCACGTTCAGACTCCGCTGTCCGACCCCAGCCAACCCCAGCCTCCGCTGCAGGTGGCGAAGGAGTGTCCGCAGAGTGCCAAGCAGCCCAGCGGGTCGAGGTCTGGCGCGCGCAGCACCGGCAGCATCAGCTCGGCTGTCTGCCCTCTCAACAgggaaaagaaacagaagctCAGCTCTGCCAGCATTGGAGGGCGAACGGTTGCCAAGCAGCTGAAGAACGGCCGCCAAAAAACCACCAACGGCTGGCGGCCAGTTGGCCTGCCCTTTCAGAAGGAGGTTTTCTCTGTG GGAGAGGAGGCTCTGGTGCTGAGGAAGTGTTTCGAGGGAGTCCAGAGGGACGGGGAGCTGATTCGGGTCAGAGACACTGTTCTACTGAAATCTGGACCTAGGAAAAAGACTCTGCCTTACGTGGCCAAGATCTCAGCTCTGTGGGAAGAGCCAGAGTCAG gagAGTTGATGATGAGTTTGTTTTGGTACTACCGtccagaacacacacaggggGGACGAAACCCTAGTGTACATTGTGAG AATGAGATCTTTGCGTCTCGTCACCAGGATGTGAACAGTGTGGCCTGTATTGAAGACAAATGCTATGTCCTAACATTGGCACAGTATTGCCG ATTTTGTGCCTTGGTAAAACGCCGTAGGGAGGGCGTACGCGACAGCGCCGCCTCCCTCGTGGTGCCACCTGTTGTTGGCAACACCATGCCCACCCACCACTGTGTGCCCGATGACGTCGACCCAGAGCTGGTGTTTTTCTGTCGACATGTCTATGACTTCCGCTACGGACGCCTCCTCAAGAACCTGCAGTAG
- the prlh2r gene encoding prolactin releasing hormone 2 receptor, with translation MDWENQSRVNSSSPVSPSSPSFSSSCCNSSRPFFSTSPFSASSFSGLDLLFNLKLLFIPLYSVVVLIACSGNLLLLFLIWHNKKRHNTTNFLISNLALVDLVMCIFCVPLTASYAFDKRGWVFGPYMCHFVTVMQSAAVYAAVLSLMAIAVDRYVVVAYPIRKRAGCQFCCCLVVLIWLSSLALSIPTALHTVYLDLQAAGLDMAVCEEFWDGQEQGRLMYSCFILFFSYFVPLAAVSISYCAISCQLKQRTMSGLTACPELRSARATWSRRRRKTFFLLLVSVLCFAFSWLPLQVVNLIRDLDTDFSILGKNYVNVIQVSSHLFAMSSACYNPFIYASLHDKFLSYLCRHFLSRRRGKGKDKGQGSSILTMSHRVPRIHTSSFVADLPGAVVNNIVPLDNYA, from the exons ATGGATTGGGAGAACCAATCCAGGGTGAACTCTTCTTCTCCAGTCTCTCCTTCATcaccctccttctcctcctcttgttGCAACTCCTCTCGCCCCTTCTTCTCCACCTCACCGTTCTCTGCTTCTTCCTTCTCCGGGCTGGACCTCCTGTTCAACCTGAAGCttctcttcatccctctttACTCCGTCGTGGTCCTGATCGCCTGCTCTGGCaacctcctcctgctctttctcATTTGGCACAACAAGAAAAGACATAACACCACCAACTTCCTCATCAGCAACCTTGCATTGGTTGACCTGGTCATGTGCATCTTCTGCGTCCCTTTGACTGCATCTTACGCATTTGACAAGCGTGGATGGGTGTTTGGACCCTACATGTGTCACTTTGTAACTGTCATGCAGTCTGCGGCTGTCTACGCGGCGGTCCTGTCCCTCATGGCCATCGCAGTGGATCGTTATGTTGTTGTGGCATATCCCATCCGCAAAAGAGCAGGCTGCCAGTTCTGCTGCTGCCTAGTGGTCCTGATCTGGCTGTCCTCTCTGGCTTTATCCATACCCACAGCGCTGCACACCGTATACCTGGACCTGCAGGCTGCGGGCCTGGATATGGCCGTGTGTGAGGAGTTCTGGGATGGCCAAGAGCAAGGCCGTCTCATGTACTCCTGTTTCATCCTGTTCTTCTCTTATTTTGTCCCACTGGCTGCTGTCTCAATTTCCTACTGTGCTATATCCTGTCAGCTGAAGCAGAGGACCATGTCAGGCTTGACAGCGTGTCCAGAGCTGAGATCTGCACGGGCCACCtggagcagaaggaggaggaagacctTCTTCTTGCTGCTGGTGTCCGTCCTCTGTTTCGCCTTCTCCTGGCTCCCCTTACAG GTGGTGAATCTGATCCGTGACCTGGACACGGACTTCTCCATCTTGGGGAAGAATTATGTTAACGTCATCCAGGTGTCGAGTCACCTGTTTGCCATGAGCTCTGCCTGCTACAACCCTTTTATTTACGCCTCATTACACGACAAGTTCCTGTCCTACCTATGTCGTCATTTTCTGTCCCggaggagagggaaaggaaAGGACAAGGGTCAAGGGTCAAGCATCCTGACAATGTCGCACAGAGTGCCACGCATTCACACTTCGTCTTTTGTGGCAGATTTACCAGGTGCTGTTGTAAATAATATTGTTCCTCTTGACAACTATGCTTAA
- the ccdc32 gene encoding coiled-coil domain-containing protein 32 encodes MIDDFENKEVLTSGELWSQICSSLPEVQAEATPENNTEFKDSFQPAAQVGVQVNGQSNGTNTSSPSAKWEPMEDSEIYIASLENRLKKLKGQSSDVTSRDMLRSLSQAKKECWDRFLHDAQTSELFQGSDMDESALEHFKRWLIPEKVAISAEELEYLLRPSQNTEPAGPNQTQDGEEAEGERHNSEEEHSPEK; translated from the exons aTGATTGACGACTTTGAGAATAAGGAGGTCCTCACCAGCGGGGAGCTGTGGTCCCAGATCTGCTCTAGCCTGCCCGAGGTGCAAGCTGAAGCAACCCCGGAGAACAACACTGAGTTCAAAGACTCATTCCAGCCGGCAGCACAAGTCGGAGTGCAGGTCAATGGACAGTCAAATGGGACAAATACCAGTTCTCCCAGCGCCAAATGGGAACCCATGGAAGATTCAGAGATTTACATTGCCAGTTTAG AGAACCGCCTGAAGAAATTGAAAGGCCAGTCCAGTGATGTGACCTCCAGGGACATGTTGCGCTCCTTGTCTCAAGCCAAGAAGGAATGCTGGGATAGATTCCTGCACGATGCACAGACCTCAGAGCTCTTCCAAGGCAGTGACATGGATGAGAG TGCTCTCGAACACTTCAAGCGGTGGTTGATTCCTGAGAAGGTGGCCATCAGCGCAGAGGAGCTGGAATATCTCCTGAGGCCATCGCAGAATACGGAACCAGCTGGACCAAACCAAACACAGGATGGAGAGGAGgcggagggagagagacacaatTCTGAGGAAGAGCACAGCCCTGAGAAATGA